The Ursus arctos isolate Adak ecotype North America unplaced genomic scaffold, UrsArc2.0 scaffold_28, whole genome shotgun sequence genome has a window encoding:
- the STOML1 gene encoding stomatin-like protein 1 isoform X1 produces MLGRSGYRALPLGDFDRFQQSSFGFLGSQKGCLSPERGGVGPGADAPQSWPSYLCHGLISFLGFLLLLITFPISGWFALKIVPTYERMIVFRLGRIRTPQGPGMVLLLPFIDSFQRVDLRTRAFNVPPCKLASKDGAVLSVGADVQFRIWDPVLSVMTVKDLNMATRMTAQNAMTKALLKRPLREIQMEKLKISDQLLLEINDVTRAWGLEVDRVELAVEAVLQPPQDSPTGPSLDSTLQQLALHFLGGGLSSVAGGASPPGPADTLEMVSEVEQPVPHVGAGPSPKQPVAEGLLTALQPFLSEALVSQVGACYQFNVILPSGTQSIYFLDLTTGHGRVGHGVPDGTPDVVVEMAEADLRALLCRELRPLGAYMSGRLKVKGDLAVAMKLEAVLRALK; encoded by the exons GGCGCTGCCCCTGGGGGACTTTGACCGTTTCCAGCAGTCGAGCTTCGGCTTCCTGGGCTCGCAGAAGGGCTGCTTGTCCCCGGAGCGGGGCGGCGTGGGGCCGGGGGCCG ATGCGCCTCAGAGCTGGCCTTCCTACCTCTGCCACGGCCTCATCAGTTTCCTGGGGTTCTTGCTGCTACTGATCACCTTCCCCATTTCTGGCTGGTTTGCCTTGAAG ATTGTGCCCACCTATGAGCGGATGATCGTGTTTCGACTGGGCCGGATCCGCACCCCTCAGGGGCCTGGCATGGTTCTGCTCTTGCCCTTCATTGACTCTTTTCAGCGGGTGGATTTGAGGACACGAGCTTTCAATGTCCCTCCCTGCAAG CTAGCCTCTAAGGATGGGGCTGTGCTGTCCGTGGGGGCCGATGTCCAGTTCCGCATCTGGGATCCGGTACTGTCTGTGATGACTGTGAAGGACCTGAACATGGCCACGCGCATGACGGCCCAGAATGCCATGACCAAGGCCCTGCTCAAGAGGCCTCTGCGGGAGATCCAGATGGAGAAGCTCAAGATCAGCGACCAGCTCCTG CTGGAAATCAATGATGTGACCAGGGcctgggggctggaggtggaCCGAGTGGAACTAGCAGTGGAGGCCGTGCTCCAGCCACCCCAGGACAGCCCAACGGGGCCCAGCTTGGACAGCACCCTCCAGCAGCTGGCCCTCCACTTCCTGGGAGGAGGCCTGTCCTCTGTGGCGGGAGGTGCCTCACCCCCAGGGCCAG CAGACACCTTGGAGATGGTGAGTGAAGTTGAGCAGCCTGTCCCTCACGTTGGTGCTGGGCCCAGCCCAAAGCAGCCCGTGGCCGAGGGGCTGCTGACTGCCCTGCAGCCCTTCCTGTCGGAGGCCCTGGTCAGCCAAGTTGGCGCCTGCTACCAGTTCAATGTCATCCTGCCCAGTGGGACCCAGAGCATCTACTTCCTAGACCTCACTACAG GGCACGGGAGGGTAGGACACGGGGTGCCTGACGGCACCCCTGATGTGGTGGTGGAGATGGCGGAGGCAGACCTGCGGGCCCTTCTGTGCAGGGAGCTGCGGCCCTTGGGGGCCTACATGAGTGGGCGGCTAAAGGTGAAGGGGGACTTGGCCGTGGCCATGAAGCTGGAGGCTGTCCTCAGGGCCCTGAAGTAG
- the STOML1 gene encoding stomatin-like protein 1 isoform X2, giving the protein MLGRSGYRALPLGDFDRFQQSSFGFLGSQKGCLSPERGGVGPGADAPQSWPSYLCHGLISFLGFLLLLITFPISGWFALKIVPTYERMIVFRLGRIRTPQGPGMVLLLPFIDSFQRVDLRTRAFNVPPCKLASKDGAVLSVGADVQFRIWDPVLSVMTVKDLNMATRMTAQNAMTKALLKRPLREIQMEKLKISDQLLLEINDVTRAWGLEVDRVELAVEAVLQPPQDSPTGPSLDSTLQQLALHFLGGGLSSVAGGASPPGPDTLEMVSEVEQPVPHVGAGPSPKQPVAEGLLTALQPFLSEALVSQVGACYQFNVILPSGTQSIYFLDLTTGHGRVGHGVPDGTPDVVVEMAEADLRALLCRELRPLGAYMSGRLKVKGDLAVAMKLEAVLRALK; this is encoded by the exons GGCGCTGCCCCTGGGGGACTTTGACCGTTTCCAGCAGTCGAGCTTCGGCTTCCTGGGCTCGCAGAAGGGCTGCTTGTCCCCGGAGCGGGGCGGCGTGGGGCCGGGGGCCG ATGCGCCTCAGAGCTGGCCTTCCTACCTCTGCCACGGCCTCATCAGTTTCCTGGGGTTCTTGCTGCTACTGATCACCTTCCCCATTTCTGGCTGGTTTGCCTTGAAG ATTGTGCCCACCTATGAGCGGATGATCGTGTTTCGACTGGGCCGGATCCGCACCCCTCAGGGGCCTGGCATGGTTCTGCTCTTGCCCTTCATTGACTCTTTTCAGCGGGTGGATTTGAGGACACGAGCTTTCAATGTCCCTCCCTGCAAG CTAGCCTCTAAGGATGGGGCTGTGCTGTCCGTGGGGGCCGATGTCCAGTTCCGCATCTGGGATCCGGTACTGTCTGTGATGACTGTGAAGGACCTGAACATGGCCACGCGCATGACGGCCCAGAATGCCATGACCAAGGCCCTGCTCAAGAGGCCTCTGCGGGAGATCCAGATGGAGAAGCTCAAGATCAGCGACCAGCTCCTG CTGGAAATCAATGATGTGACCAGGGcctgggggctggaggtggaCCGAGTGGAACTAGCAGTGGAGGCCGTGCTCCAGCCACCCCAGGACAGCCCAACGGGGCCCAGCTTGGACAGCACCCTCCAGCAGCTGGCCCTCCACTTCCTGGGAGGAGGCCTGTCCTCTGTGGCGGGAGGTGCCTCACCCCCAGGGCCAG ACACCTTGGAGATGGTGAGTGAAGTTGAGCAGCCTGTCCCTCACGTTGGTGCTGGGCCCAGCCCAAAGCAGCCCGTGGCCGAGGGGCTGCTGACTGCCCTGCAGCCCTTCCTGTCGGAGGCCCTGGTCAGCCAAGTTGGCGCCTGCTACCAGTTCAATGTCATCCTGCCCAGTGGGACCCAGAGCATCTACTTCCTAGACCTCACTACAG GGCACGGGAGGGTAGGACACGGGGTGCCTGACGGCACCCCTGATGTGGTGGTGGAGATGGCGGAGGCAGACCTGCGGGCCCTTCTGTGCAGGGAGCTGCGGCCCTTGGGGGCCTACATGAGTGGGCGGCTAAAGGTGAAGGGGGACTTGGCCGTGGCCATGAAGCTGGAGGCTGTCCTCAGGGCCCTGAAGTAG
- the STOML1 gene encoding stomatin-like protein 1 isoform X3, with the protein MIVFRLGRIRTPQGPGMVLLLPFIDSFQRVDLRTRAFNVPPCKLASKDGAVLSVGADVQFRIWDPVLSVMTVKDLNMATRMTAQNAMTKALLKRPLREIQMEKLKISDQLLLEINDVTRAWGLEVDRVELAVEAVLQPPQDSPTGPSLDSTLQQLALHFLGGGLSSVAGGASPPGPADTLEMVSEVEQPVPHVGAGPSPKQPVAEGLLTALQPFLSEALVSQVGACYQFNVILPSGTQSIYFLDLTTGHGRVGHGVPDGTPDVVVEMAEADLRALLCRELRPLGAYMSGRLKVKGDLAVAMKLEAVLRALK; encoded by the exons ATGATCGTGTTTCGACTGGGCCGGATCCGCACCCCTCAGGGGCCTGGCATGGTTCTGCTCTTGCCCTTCATTGACTCTTTTCAGCGGGTGGATTTGAGGACACGAGCTTTCAATGTCCCTCCCTGCAAG CTAGCCTCTAAGGATGGGGCTGTGCTGTCCGTGGGGGCCGATGTCCAGTTCCGCATCTGGGATCCGGTACTGTCTGTGATGACTGTGAAGGACCTGAACATGGCCACGCGCATGACGGCCCAGAATGCCATGACCAAGGCCCTGCTCAAGAGGCCTCTGCGGGAGATCCAGATGGAGAAGCTCAAGATCAGCGACCAGCTCCTG CTGGAAATCAATGATGTGACCAGGGcctgggggctggaggtggaCCGAGTGGAACTAGCAGTGGAGGCCGTGCTCCAGCCACCCCAGGACAGCCCAACGGGGCCCAGCTTGGACAGCACCCTCCAGCAGCTGGCCCTCCACTTCCTGGGAGGAGGCCTGTCCTCTGTGGCGGGAGGTGCCTCACCCCCAGGGCCAG CAGACACCTTGGAGATGGTGAGTGAAGTTGAGCAGCCTGTCCCTCACGTTGGTGCTGGGCCCAGCCCAAAGCAGCCCGTGGCCGAGGGGCTGCTGACTGCCCTGCAGCCCTTCCTGTCGGAGGCCCTGGTCAGCCAAGTTGGCGCCTGCTACCAGTTCAATGTCATCCTGCCCAGTGGGACCCAGAGCATCTACTTCCTAGACCTCACTACAG GGCACGGGAGGGTAGGACACGGGGTGCCTGACGGCACCCCTGATGTGGTGGTGGAGATGGCGGAGGCAGACCTGCGGGCCCTTCTGTGCAGGGAGCTGCGGCCCTTGGGGGCCTACATGAGTGGGCGGCTAAAGGTGAAGGGGGACTTGGCCGTGGCCATGAAGCTGGAGGCTGTCCTCAGGGCCCTGAAGTAG